The genomic DNA GCGTCAGCTGGCATCGCGTCGCGCATCTTGCGATCGAAGACAAAAACTCCTTGCGTCGTCATCTTGACCAGATCGCGATCGGCGCCTCCGGTGACCGTCAGGCACAAACCATCGTACAGCCGATCGGAGTCGTCGCTGACGTCGATCGCCCACGCGCCGGCTAACTGCTGACGCGACAGGACGATCGTTTGGCCATCGGGTTCGAAGATGAATTCGTCGAATTGCGGCGGTTCGTTTTCGTTGCCAACTCTAACCACCATCGGCTGATCGGCGATGCGGAGCGAATAGAGATTGTCCATGTTCCGATCCAGCGGGACTTCGTAGTCGGGAGTCTGCCGGAATCGCAGCTGCCGCGTCGCGGGATCGATCTGGAAGCATTTGGCATCGTCACCGCTGAGCGTCGTCTGGCTGAGATCGCCATATCGCTCGGGGACCAGCCCGACCGAATCGCTTCCCTCGAGAACGTTCAAGACGATTTGGTCGCTGCGATTGACGATCATGTTGGCTGCGACCGGTTTCATGCTGGTCGTCAGGCTATCGTCGGTGGCGCTTGCGACAAACAGCCCGGCGATCGCCAGCAACAGCGCAGTGGTCGTCGCCGCCACGGTCCGCGACGAAGCGTGGCTCGATTGAGGGCTGTGCTTTTTCGCTAACGCATTGAGGTCATCCGCCATTTCCGCGGCGGTCTGATAACGGTCCTCGGGCTCGCTGGCGACAGCTTTTAAAACGATCCGTTCCAGTTCGACAGGCAGCTTGGGATTTGTGTTCCGCAGAAAACCTGGCTTGGCAACGGCGAGCGCGTCGCGGGTCGCCGAGTTCATTTTCTCAAGCGTGACCAGTTCGCAAAGGGTCAGTCCTAACGAAAAGGTATCGCTGCGCTCGTCGGAGATTCCTCGCAGTTGTTCGGGAGCCATGTAGCGAGGTGTGCCCACGGCGTGATACATGCTTGTCAGGCTGTTGTCGTCGAGCGTCCGCTTGGCCAGCCCAAAGTCGGTGACCCACAGTTTGTTCGTTGAGTCGATCAACAGATTGGCTGGCTTCACGTCGCGGTGCAGGATCTGTTTCGCGTGGGCATGGGCCAGCGCGGCAGCGGCTTGGCTGCCCAGTTGAGCGATCAGGTGCCAGTTGTCGCGCAACTGCTGCAGCAAACCAAAGGCTGCGATGTCGGTGACGCTGCTGTCGGCGTGCGACCCCGCGTGCTCTTCGTTGGCGACCCGCACGACGTCGGCCAGATTAGGACCGTCGATCAACCGCATCGTATAGAAATGGTGTTCCGCCGATTCGCCAAACTCATAGATCGGCACGATGTTCGTGTGGTGCAAACTGGCGACCGCACGCGCTTCGTGCTTGAAACGCTGGATCCCTTTTTCGTCCAATCGCTCCGACGAGATCACTTTGATTGCGACGCGTTCGCGGAGCGTGTCGCACTGCGCTTCGTAGACCAACCCCATCCCGCCGACGCCGATCTGACGGACGATCGGGTAGCCCCCGATGCGATCGGGAATCTGCTGCATCGTCGGCAGTTCGCCCGACGTGTTGGCGTATTCGTCCAGTTCCATCATCAACGGAAAGACACGCAATATGTCCGCCGCCTGCTCCGGAAACTGCTTCGAAAATTCGGCAACACTCAGATCGTCAGCATCGACCCGCTGCTCTTTGAAGCGGGCCCAAAGCTGTTCGATTTCGTGCAGCTGAAGGTCGGAGGCGTTCACGATTTCTCTTCCCGTCGAATCTTCGACGCTTTTGGTGGCCTGCTTGTTTGTTGTCGGATGCGTTTTAATGCGGGAGTGAAAATTCCTAAGACGACAGCTGTCGTCATTGGGGTTTCCGTTGGTGGGTGGATCGGAAGCGGAGTGCTCACCGGATGGAATGGGATGACTTCCGACGGGCCGCGTTCGGCTTCCGCAGGAATCCAATCGGTTCGCGTCGCGTCGGGAGTCTCCTCGGACTGATTGGAGTCGTTCCGCTGGTGGAGCGTTTTGTTGTGCGCGTACAGCCCCGCTGCATCACCGGTATCCATCGGATGCCCGCTGGCGTTCCGCGGTTCCGGTTCGCTTTCCGTATGCCACGACGTATGGTCCGACTTGGCGACGCTGGAAGCGTCCAGATGCTGAATCGAGAAACTGATCTTTTGGTGAGCAGTCGCACCGGCAGTACCAAGCACGCCGGGCAGCAGGTCCTGTGCGTTTGAGGCTGCCATCGATGGTGAGTCTTCAAGCAGCGGCTCACCCACCGCACCGATCGACGATTCGAAGCGGTGTTCCTCCACCTCTTCCGAAAACGCCGCGAAGGTGGGCGGCAGGTTGAGGTTGGCAGCGACGGAGCCAGTTGTTGCAGAGTGGGGCAACAGATTCGCTGGGTCGATCGAACCGCGGAACTGCTGATTCAGATCGGTTGTCGAAACGACAGGCTCCGCAGCGGGCGGAGGATCTGCGGATTCGTTGGTTTCGGATGCCGTGTGGTAATGGACGACAGTTGGGAACGCCGCGGCAACCTCTACGCTCGTCGCCGGTGCAACCGTTCGCTCGATCGGCGCGGGAGCTGCGTCCCAGGTCGACAGTGCCTGCGTTTCTGCGGCTGCTGGAGCGCGGCTGGCTGCGGGGGCCGTTACGCTAGCGATTGCCGGGCTGCTCACGTCAGTTGACGCCCACTCGATCGAAACCGTTGGGGCAACGGAAACCTTCGCGGTCGCGGGGGTCATGATTTTTGCGGATGCTGCCACTTCCGCTGCCGCAACTTCCGTGGCCAGCGACGAATCTGCTGAAACGATTGGGGAGGTTGGCGTTTGCATTGCTTCGCTGGCAGACTGACTTGCCAAGGCGAACGGCGCTGATGATGCTGCGACTGTTTCGTTCGATTGAGTCGTCGCACTTGTTGTGCTCTCTGGCGGTGCGACGCGGAGTTGTGGGGATGCGGCTGGTGCGGCGGTGACGTGGGAGTGATCGGTTGTGCTAACGGCGACCGCAACGTCGGCTGCCGTTTGGGCAGCATGGATGGTCATTGTGTCGAGAGTTGTCACGACGTGAGACTTCATCGCGCTAGCGGTCGCGGCGATGAAATCCAGTGCCGCAGTCACTTCCGACGCTACCGTCATTTCCACCGTCGAATCCACAGTTGGATCGTTGGCGGCGACAGTTGAGGTGAGCTTCGGAGTTGCGGCGGCGTCCGGCTTAGCTGCGACGCCAGTGGGTGTGTCTGCGATAGAATGCGTTGTTGATGCGGTGCCGCTGTCGGCCAACCGGTCCGCTGTCGTGGCTGTGTCGCTCGGAGCGTTGAATGCTGCGAGGTTGTCGGCCAAGATAGCTTCCGATTGGGACGTCGGCTTTGCAGCGACCGCGTTGTCGAGCTGTGGCTGAACGGTATTTGTGCGAATTTCGTTACCAATCGCTGCCGAATCCGATGGAGGATTGGCGGCTGAGTTTGTTGCCTTGCTGGTTTGCAATTTGGCAACGTCCACTGGCGTGGGCGCTTCGTTCGCGGCTGCCGCGACGCTGTCGATAGCTGCTGCGTTGGTTGGGCTAGGCAGCTCGCCATCGCTGGTCGATGTCGTCGCTTGCTCGTTTGGCGTTGCGGGTGCGGGGACGGAGTCGACCAATTGCGCCGGAGCTTCGGGAAGCGATCGAGCGAGCGAAGCGTCGATGCTGAGGGTCAGCGGAGTTTGAACGAGTTGAATTTCGGCGTCGGCTTGCACTGTCAGAACGTCGTTCGTCGAAGCAGTCGCGGGCGGAGTTGGTGATGCATCGCCCAGCTGTGTTTGCGACGTCGATTCTCGCTGCGGCGACGCTTCGGTTCGCGCGACCTCGGTCACCAGCGAGACTCCGACGATCGTTTGCGGATGT from Rosistilla oblonga includes the following:
- a CDS encoding serine/threonine protein kinase; its protein translation is MNASDLQLHEIEQLWARFKEQRVDADDLSVAEFSKQFPEQAADILRVFPLMMELDEYANTSGELPTMQQIPDRIGGYPIVRQIGVGGMGLVYEAQCDTLRERVAIKVISSERLDEKGIQRFKHEARAVASLHHTNIVPIYEFGESAEHHFYTMRLIDGPNLADVVRVANEEHAGSHADSSVTDIAAFGLLQQLRDNWHLIAQLGSQAAAALAHAHAKQILHRDVKPANLLIDSTNKLWVTDFGLAKRTLDDNSLTSMYHAVGTPRYMAPEQLRGISDERSDTFSLGLTLCELVTLEKMNSATRDALAVAKPGFLRNTNPKLPVELERIVLKAVASEPEDRYQTAAEMADDLNALAKKHSPQSSHASSRTVAATTTALLLAIAGLFVASATDDSLTTSMKPVAANMIVNRSDQIVLNVLEGSDSVGLVPERYGDLSQTTLSGDDAKCFQIDPATRQLRFRQTPDYEVPLDRNMDNLYSLRIADQPMVVRVGNENEPPQFDEFIFEPDGQTIVLSRQQLAGAWAIDVSDDSDRLYDGLCLTVTGGADRDLVKMTTQGVFVFDRKMRDAMPADADGDGIYEIEVTASDETPIWTARLEQQADGKISLLRERVVAGARLESTLLAEDCLIRRDVIDIATADGKTFYHLHHNPSGTVALMKSRLSSRGTFDSTLLSEDCGIGNEVIGFATLDGKTFRYLTRQRGAMQAIQMHKAILRDDGTFETQMISEDCRLPYTLEGFSWLDTSRFHHVRRLANGERMFYFSFETENRFENMRLHETDSQYNAPTRGQAAWLEPSSTSRSTSHPIRFRIVP